The genomic region CAAGCTGTGGAAGGTCTTGGAGAAGTACCAGCTCGAGAAGCTGGTCAGCTCGGCCAGTTCGCTGATGCGCACGACCCGGTCGCAATTGCCTTCCAGGTACAGGCGGGCGCGCTGGAGGCGGCCGAAGACCTGACGCTTGCGGCTGCGCGAACGGCCCGGGCAACG from Salifodinibacter halophilus harbors:
- a CDS encoding AraC family transcriptional regulator, which encodes RQASARNGEADNGFDLNALRPILLHLAGVQRELTARIQRCPGRSRSRKRQVFGRLQRARLYLEGNCDRVVRISELAELTSFSSWYFSKTFHSL